The Candidatus Binatia bacterium DNA window TGCGGCGGCTGCCGGTCTGGTCGAGCAACGTGGCGCTTCTGGACGACGCGGTGCGGCACGACCCGCGCGATCCCGCGGCGCACGTCGCGCTGGCCGACCAGTACATCGCCGAGGGGAACTACCATGCGGCGCTCGCCGCGCTGGACCGCGCGATCGCCGTCGATTCGACGCGCGCGCTGGCCTGGCACCGGCGGACGCTGCTCCTCAACCGGATGGGAAAGCTCCCCGAGGCCGAGGCGTCGGGCCGGCGCGCGGTGGCGATCCAGCCCTCCGAGGCGATCTTCTGGGCCAACCTGGGGGACATCCTCACGCGCGAGGGGAAGACCCACGACGCCAACGAGGCGAACCGCCAAGCGGTGGTTCTGGACCCGAAGAACCCCGACAACTGGTACAACTACGGCGTGTCGCTCGCCTCCTCCGACAGCCTTCCCCAGGCCATGCAGGCCTACCGACGGGCGATCGCGCTCAACCCTGGGCACTTCCAGGCTGTCAATAACCTGGGGGCCGCCCTCGCCCTCTCCGGCCGGATTCCGGAAGCGCGCGACGTGTACCTGAAAGCGGTCGAGCTCGAGCCCAGCTCCGTCCAGGCCCGCATGAACCTGGCGCTGGCCTACCTGCGCCTGGGCGACGTCGCGGGCGCATCGGCCCAGCGCGAAGCGGTCCAGAAGCTGGACCAGGCGGCGGCGATGCAGCTGGTCGAGATGATCAAGCAGGTGCAGGCCGGCCAGGGGTCCCGCCGATGACCCCCGCCCACGCCTTCGCCCGCGCCCCCCGGATCCCCCGCGCCCTCGCCGCGTGTACGAACCGATGACCCCCGCCCCCGACGTTCGTCTCTTCGATCCCAGCCGGATCAACCTCCTCGTCGGGCTCGGGCTTTTTCTCCTTTTCCTCTTCCTGAACATCTCGCGCGCGCGGCGCGGCGCCACGATGTTCATCCGGCCGCTTGCCGGACTGAAGGCGGTGGAGGAGGCGCTCGGGCGCGCCACGGAAATGGGGCGACCGGTGCTCTACGTCCCCGGCATCGGCGACATGAGCGAGGTGGGAACGCTCGCGGCCATCACGATCCTGAGCCGCGTGGCGCGGCGCACCGCCGACCTGGGCTGCGACCTCGAGGTTCCGAACTACGATCCCGTGGCCGCGACGATCATGGAGGGCGCCGTGCGCCAGGCGTACGTCGAGGCCGGGCGCGGCGACTCGTACCGGCCGGGCTCGGTCCACTACGTGAGCGCGCAGCAGTTCGCGTACGTGGCCGCCGTGACCGGCTACATGCTACGCCAGCGCCCCGCCGCGAACATCTTCATGGGCGCGTTCTACGCCGAGTCGCTCTTCCTGGCCGAGACCGGAAACCTGACCGGCGCCATCCAGATCGCCGGCACCGACCAGGTGACGCAGCTCCCCTTCTTCGTCTGCGCCTGCGACTACACGCTGCTCGGCGAGGAGCTGTACGCCGCGAGCGCCTATCTGGGCCGCGAGCCGGTGCAGCTCGCGACGATCGCGGCGCAGGACTGGGCGAAGGCGCTCGCCGCGGCGGTCGTCGTGCTCGCGGCGATCCTCGGAGCGCTGGGTCATCCCGAAGTGGGCCGGCTGCTCCAGACCCAATGAGACGCCAGACCGTGCCGCCCCGCCGGAGCCCCTGGGACCGCGGAGTCCTGAGGCACCCTCCGGCCGGCCCCGTGAGCGCCTGACCGTGCGCTTCGGCCCGCTCGTCGTCACGTTCGTCACCGGGGCGCTGCTCGTCGCCTTCTTCTTCATCCCCCATCACCGCGCCCAGGAGACGCAGAGCGTCATGCTGGACTGGGCGAACATCGTCTACAGCTTCGCCCTCGTGCTGGGATCGGTGTCGCTCTGGACCGCGCATCAGAAGCGGGTGACCGCGCGCACGCCGGGCTGGATCTACAGCGTGGTCACGCTCGCCTCGCTGGCGTTCGTGACGATCTGGGGAATCGTGCAGGGCGTGGAGGAAGGGACGGCCGTGAACGTGTTCTACAACACGGTCAACGCGCCGCTCGCCTCGACCATGTTCGCGCTGCTCGCGTTCTTCATCGCGTCGGCCGCCTTCCGCGCCTTCCGCGCCCGCAACCTGGAGGCCACGCTCCTCCTGGTCACCGCGATCGTCATGATGATCGGACGCGTCTCGATCGGTGAGTTCCTCTGGCGCGGCTTCCCCGGCGTCACCGAGTGGCTCCTCGACGTCCCGAACCTGGCCGCGAAGCGGGCGGTGGCGATCGGCGTGGGGCTGGGCGCGATCTCCACGGCGCTGAAGATCATCCTCGGCATCGACCGGTCGTACCTGGGGCGTTCATGAGCCTCTGGTCCCGGCTGCTTCGTCTCGACCGGCGCATCATTTTCGTCATGGTCGCGCTGGCGACCGCGGTTCCGCTCCTCTTCCCCGTGAACCTCCCGATCTCGGTCTCGCCGCGCGTGCGCGCGGCCTACGAGGCGGTGGACAAGCTGCCGCGGGGCTCCTACGTGCTGATGTCGCTGGACTACGAGCCGGACATCATGGCCGAGCTGCAGCCGATGGCGAAGGCGGTCCTCCGGCACTGTTTTCGGAAGGGGCTGAAGCCGGTCATTCTCACGCTCTATCCCGCCGCGCCGGGGCTGATCGAGGAGGCGCTCCGCATCTCGGCCACCGCCGAACACAAGCAGCGCGACGTGGACTACGTGTTCCTGGGCTACAAGTCGGGGAGCCAGTCGGTCATCCTGGGACTGGGCGAGAGCATCCGAACCATGTTCCCCACCGATTACTGGGGCACGCCCCTGAACCGCATTCCCATGATGAAGGGGCACAATTCCTTCGCGGACTTCCCGCTGGTCATCAATCTCTCCGGCTCGTCGATCGCCGACTACTACGTGCGCATCGCCGCCACCCGCTACCGCCGGCCCATGATCCTGGGCGCCACCGCGGTCATGACCGCGGACTACTACCCCTACCTTTCCGCGGGGCAGATCCAGGGGCTGATCGGGGGCATGAAGGGCGCGGCGGAGTACGAGCGGCTGATGGACCTCTTCGGTGACGCGCGCCGCGGCATGGATGCCCAGAGCCTCGTGCACGTGGTGATCGTCGTGCTCGTCGTCCTGGGCAACCTGGCGCTGTTCGCGACGGGAGGGCTCCGGAAGCCATGACCCCCGCCGTGCAGAACACGATCATCGCGTTCCTCACGCTCTGCGTGTTCAGCTTCCTCTACCGCGACAATCCCTTCTATCGCTTTGCCGAGCACCTCTTCGTGGGCGCCGCGGCGGGCTACCTGCTGGCCGTGCAGTACCAGAACGTGATCAAGCCGAACGTGATCGGCGAGATGAGCGGGGGCAACATGCTCCCGCTGGTCCCGCTCGCCCTGGGTATCATCCTCCTCGGCAGGATGTGGACGCGCACGTCGGGCCTGGCCCGATGGTCCCTGGCGTTCTACGTGGGGATCTACTCGGGGATCGCGATCCCCGCCTACCTGCAGGCGCAGATCTTCGCGCAGCTCGCCGACCAGGTGAAGCCGTTCGCCCCGGGGTGGGGCGCGATCAACTCGGCGCTCGTCCTGATCGGCTTCATCACCGTGCTCTCGTACTTCTTCTTCTCCGCGGCGCACCGCGGCCTGCACGGCTTCTCCGCGCGCGTGGGAATCTGGTTCCTGATGGTCGCCTTCGGCGCGTCGTTCGGCTACACGGTGATGGCGCGCGTCTCCCTGCTCATCGCGCGCATGCAGTTTCTATTGAGGGACTGGCTGCACCTGTTGCCCCCGGCCTAGGGCGGCGTACGCCGGCCTAGGCGCCGAGCCACCGGATCGCTCCGGCGATCGCCTCCTCGAAGCTGAGCGCGCGCCCCTCCGCCCATACCGGCTCGGCGGCCCCGCCCAGCGATCGCCGGGCCCCCGTGACGACCGCCTCGATCCCCTTCGCCTCGGCCGGCGTCGGCGGCGAGGCGATCCGAAGACGCAGGGCGTCCGCGGCGCCGCACCAGCGAAGCGCCGCCGAGGGATCCCCGGTCGACTGCGCGAGGAGCGCGGTCCGCTCCAGCGCGTAGCATCCCGCCCGCCGCTCGTCCAGGCTCAGCACCACCGCCAGGCACTCGGCGAGACGCGCCCTGCAGGCCGGGACATCGCCCAGCTTGAGGCAGAGCTCCGCCAGGGAGGAGAGGCGTACCGCCAGCGACGCGGCGTCGCCGACACGCTCGAACCCCGCGATCCCCTCCTCGTGCAGCGCTCGGGCTGTCGCGAGGTCCCCCCGGAGCTCGGCCACCCGCCCCCGGTTGCTCGCGACGAGCGCTTTGCCCCGCTCGTTCCCCGCCCGCTCGAAGCGCGGCAGCGCGCCGCGGTAGGTCGCGTCGGCAACGGAGTAGGCGCCGCGACCCATCGCCACGTTGCCCAGCCCGACCAGCGCCTGCCCCACCCCCGTCTCCACGCCGAGTCGTTCCATGCTCGCGCGGGCTTCCTCGTAGGCCGCCGCCGCGGCGTCCCAATCGTTCTGATGGAACGCGAGCGCTCCCACGCCCATCAGCACCTCCGCGCGCGCGGTCGAATCCTCGGCGTTGCCGCGCGCCAGCGCCGTGCGGAGCACGGCCCGCCCCAGGCTGAAATGACCGCGGGCCAGCCAGAAGCGCCAGAGGCTCGCGGCCAGGCGCAGCCCGCACGCTCCCGGCTCGGCCCGCCGCTCGCACCAGGAAAGCGCGGCGAGGAAGTTCTCGTGGTCGGCCTCCAGCCGATCGAGGCAGGCGGCCTGCGCCGGCCCGGTCAGGTCGGGGCACGCGCGCTCGGCGGCGCCCAGGAAGTGGCGCAGATGGCGGTCGCGCACGGCGGCCTCCTCCCCCGACTCGGCGAGCCGGTCCGCCGCATAGGAGCGAAGCGTCTCCAGCAAGCGGAACCGCGGCGCGCGCGCCGGGGCCGACGCCTCGTCGGAAGCGGGAGGGGACACCAGCGACTTGTCCACGAGCCGTCCGAGGAGGTCGAGGGTGGCGGGCCCCGCGGGCGCGGAGGATCCGTCGAGCCTGCCAGGCCCTCCTCCCGCGGCCGGGTCCAGCGCCTCGGCCGCGTCCAGGGAGAAGCCGCCTGCGAACACCGAGAGCGCCGCGAAGAAGCGCCGCTCCTCGGGCGCGAGCAGGTCGAAGCTCCAGTCGATCGCCGACCGGAGCGTGCGATGCCGTCCCGCCGCCCGGCTCGTGCCGGTCAGGAAGCGGAACCGATCTTGGAGGGAGGCCTTGATCTGGGCGAGCGAGAGCACGTGCGCGCGCGCGGCCGCAAGCTCCAGAGCGAGCGGCATGCCGTCGAGCGCTTCGCAGATCTCCTCGACCGCCGCGCGATTCTTCGCCGTGAGGGCGAAGGAGGGACGCACGGCCGCGGCGCGATCGGCGAAGAGCCGGGCGGCGTCGCCGCCCAGGGAGGGCACCGGGTAGATCTGCTCTCCGGGAATCTGGAACGGCTCGCGGCTGGTCGCCAGCACGCGGACCCGCGGCGCCAGCGCCAGGAGCGCCGACGTGAACGCGGCGGCCGCGGCGATCACATGCTCGCAATTGTCGAGCACCAGGAGGACCTCCTGGTCGCGCCACGCCTCCGCCAGGAGCTCGGCGCCCGGACGGTCGGGATCCTCCCTCACGCGCGCCGCGGTCAGGACCGCCTGGGGCATCCGGGCCGGGTCCGAAAGCGGAGCGAGGTCCACGAAGCAAATGCCGTCGCGCGGCGTGCTCTCCGCGCGCTCGGCGAGCGCGATCGAGAGGCGCGTCTTCCCGCATCCGCCGGGACCGGTCAGGGTGAGGAGCCGGCTCCGGTCGAGGAGCGCCATCCCTTCGCGCAGTTCCCTGGCGCGCCCGACGAACGAGGTGAGCGGCGACGGCAGGGAGGCGCGTCCCGGTCCGGAATCGCGGCTCTGCCGGGAGTAGCGACCGCTCGCGAGATGGGCCATCTCCCTCTCGAAGATCCGTCGTGCCTCGGCGGCATCTTCCAGCCGTTCCTCGGGATTCTTGGCGAGGCATCGCCGCACCAGGGAGCGCACCGCATCCGGCGTCGCGCGCGGCAACCGCTCCCATTCGGGCTCCGTCGTCAGCACGGCCCGTCGCGCCGAGGCCGCGCTCGACCCGCGGAAGGCGCGGCGGCCCGCCATGCATTCGTAGAGCAGACACCCCAGCGAGAAGAGATCGGTCCTCCGGTCCTGCGGCTCGCCGAGCGACTGCTCCGGGCTGGAATAGCCCGGCGTGCCGGCTCCGGCCATCCCGCCCGTCCAGGTGCTTGCCGGGTCGCGGCCCCGGGCGGTTCCGAATCGCTTGGCCAGGCCGAAATCGAGCACCTTGGGTCCGGTCCGGGTGAGCATCACATTCGAGGGCTTCAAGTCTCGATGGATGATGCCGCCGCTATGGGCCGCTTCCAGCGCGGCGGCGACCGCGCGCCCGACCTCGAGGGCTTCCGCCAACGACAGCGGCTCCCGGGCGAGGCGCGCGCTCAGGAGCTCGCCTTCCAGATACTCGAGCACCAGGTACCGCGTCCCGCCCTCGGCCTGGATCAGGCCATGGATCGTCTCGATGTGGGGGTGATTGAGCGCGGCCAGAACGCGCGCCTCGACCGTGAGGAGCGCGGCACGCTCGGGTATGGCCGCCAGATCGGCCGGGATCGCCTTCAGGGCGACCGCGCGTTCCAGCTCGGAGTCCCAGGCCCGGTAGACGACCCCCATACCGCCCTGACCCAGGACCCGGTCGATGAGGTAGGGCCCGACCCGGCGGCCGGCGGGAAGTCCGGCCGCGCCATAGGTTAGGGATGCGGGATGCGGTCCATCCGTGGAAATGTGGGTTTCCATACTGGGAATAACGCGGTCCAGCGAAAAAGGGAACGCGGTCAGCTCGCGTCGGGCCCCTTTTCTCCCTCGAGAATCCGAAACGCCGACTCCAGCCCCTGATGGTCCCCGACCAGTACCAGGATATCCCCGGTCTCCAGCTCGAGATCGGCTTCGGGCGAGATTCGAGGCGTTCCCTCGCGCACGATCGCGATCACCAGGGCGCCCGTTCGTCCGCGCAGATCGAGGGACGCCAGGGTGTGCCCCACCGCGGGTGACCCCGGCTCGAGGAAGAAGGTGTCGGTCACCGCGCCCGCGATCATCCGCTCGATGGAATGGGTCAGCTCCACCGAGACGTCGCCGCCCCGAAGGAAGGCGTAGCCCTCGCGGCGGAGCGCCCCCTCCTGGAGGCGGATCACGTTCCCCGGGACGTGGTAACGACGCAGCACCCGCGTGACGATGGCGATCGAGGTCTCGAACTCCTCGGGGATCGCCTCGTCGGCGCCGAGGCGCCGCAGCTCGGCGACCTCGGCCACGAGGCGCGTGCGCGCGATGATGTAGGCGCCGGGATTGACGCGGCGCACCTGGGCCACCGCGTGGCGCGTGGCCGATGCGTCGGAGATGGCGAGCACGACCACCGCCGCGCGCTCCGCGCCGCAGGCGTGCAGGCTCTCCGGGCGGGAGACGTCCCCGAACTGGATCGGAACCCCCTGCGCGCGGGCCCGGCGCACGTTCGAGGGGTCCATCTCGAGCACGACGTAGTGGATGCCCAGCTCGGCGAGGGCGTGCGCCACGTTCCGGCCGTTCAGGCCGTAGCCCGCGACGATGACGTGATCGCGCAGCGCTCGCGCTCCGGCCTCAGCCCCCGCTCCGGCTTGGGATCCGGCTCCCGCTTCGGTGCCGGACCCCGCTCCCGCCCTGGCTTCGTGGTCCCCATCCCGGCGCTTCGCCCCTCCAAACCTCGGAACGGTCGACCCGAGCGCGCCCGCGCCGGCCCCCGTCGCGCGGGCCGCCTCGCGGGCGCCCAACCACG harbors:
- a CDS encoding tetratricopeptide repeat protein, coding for RRLPVWSSNVALLDDAVRHDPRDPAAHVALADQYIAEGNYHAALAALDRAIAVDSTRALAWHRRTLLLNRMGKLPEAEASGRRAVAIQPSEAIFWANLGDILTREGKTHDANEANRQAVVLDPKNPDNWYNYGVSLASSDSLPQAMQAYRRAIALNPGHFQAVNNLGAALALSGRIPEARDVYLKAVELEPSSVQARMNLALAYLRLGDVAGASAQREAVQKLDQAAAMQLVEMIKQVQAGQGSRR
- a CDS encoding DUF6754 domain-containing protein, coding for MTPAPDVRLFDPSRINLLVGLGLFLLFLFLNISRARRGATMFIRPLAGLKAVEEALGRATEMGRPVLYVPGIGDMSEVGTLAAITILSRVARRTADLGCDLEVPNYDPVAATIMEGAVRQAYVEAGRGDSYRPGSVHYVSAQQFAYVAAVTGYMLRQRPAANIFMGAFYAESLFLAETGNLTGAIQIAGTDQVTQLPFFVCACDYTLLGEELYAASAYLGREPVQLATIAAQDWAKALAAAVVVLAAILGALGHPEVGRLLQTQ
- a CDS encoding protein kinase, whose product is METHISTDGPHPASLTYGAAGLPAGRRVGPYLIDRVLGQGGMGVVYRAWDSELERAVALKAIPADLAAIPERAALLTVEARVLAALNHPHIETIHGLIQAEGGTRYLVLEYLEGELLSARLAREPLSLAEALEVGRAVAAALEAAHSGGIIHRDLKPSNVMLTRTGPKVLDFGLAKRFGTARGRDPASTWTGGMAGAGTPGYSSPEQSLGEPQDRRTDLFSLGCLLYECMAGRRAFRGSSAASARRAVLTTEPEWERLPRATPDAVRSLVRRCLAKNPEERLEDAAEARRIFEREMAHLASGRYSRQSRDSGPGRASLPSPLTSFVGRARELREGMALLDRSRLLTLTGPGGCGKTRLSIALAERAESTPRDGICFVDLAPLSDPARMPQAVLTAARVREDPDRPGAELLAEAWRDQEVLLVLDNCEHVIAAAAAFTSALLALAPRVRVLATSREPFQIPGEQIYPVPSLGGDAARLFADRAAAVRPSFALTAKNRAAVEEICEALDGMPLALELAAARAHVLSLAQIKASLQDRFRFLTGTSRAAGRHRTLRSAIDWSFDLLAPEERRFFAALSVFAGGFSLDAAEALDPAAGGGPGRLDGSSAPAGPATLDLLGRLVDKSLVSPPASDEASAPARAPRFRLLETLRSYAADRLAESGEEAAVRDRHLRHFLGAAERACPDLTGPAQAACLDRLEADHENFLAALSWCERRAEPGACGLRLAASLWRFWLARGHFSLGRAVLRTALARGNAEDSTARAEVLMGVGALAFHQNDWDAAAAAYEEARASMERLGVETGVGQALVGLGNVAMGRGAYSVADATYRGALPRFERAGNERGKALVASNRGRVAELRGDLATARALHEEGIAGFERVGDAASLAVRLSSLAELCLKLGDVPACRARLAECLAVVLSLDERRAGCYALERTALLAQSTGDPSAALRWCGAADALRLRIASPPTPAEAKGIEAVVTGARRSLGGAAEPVWAEGRALSFEEAIAGAIRWLGA